A segment of the Hemicordylus capensis ecotype Gifberg chromosome 6, rHemCap1.1.pri, whole genome shotgun sequence genome:
GGGAGAAGGAAGATGTCATGCTTGAGAAGAAGATCCAGCCAGAACATCCCTGCAGTGCAATCGCCAGACCGTGCATGGTTCACCCCAAAGAAGCGTCTCATGCTCTGGGAACACAGGCGTGTGTTGGGGCAGGGGTGTCCTTATGCCTTGCCTCCAGACAGCCCAGCTGCAGTGATTGAGAGAGGTCCTGACTCCTCACCTTGAAGAGGACGGACAAAGACCACCACCCTTGCAGCATACACTGGGTTTCCCCCTTGGTGTAAAGCAGCACACAAGGCCTGGTATTCTTTGTATACAAAGTGGGGAGTACAAAAGCATCTCCCAGTTCACAGGGACTGGAGGGAGAGTTTGTTCTCCAAGCACATGCATTCACTCGAGGGGTGTGCTTTGCTTTTCGATGGTTTTGCACCATGTTGCCTCAGGGCTCCGAATTGGACCCAGTGCATTGGCAAAAATCACAACTAAGTGCATCCTTGTGCATCGGTTCTGTCTTGTTCGCTGCAAAAGAAGATCTAACTGACTAGGGCTGCTTGAATGGGTTTGGTGCTGTTGACATCTTTCTTTCGTGGTTTTGTATTGATCTTTTATTTGTTTGAACTTGGTTCTGTGAGCCACCTTGGATTTCTTTGGTGTGAGAGAGGCAGGCTATACGTCTTGGAATCAAAACAGCTGGCTCTGAACGCAAAGAGGCTGCCGTGCCGTGGGGAGGGGCTGCATTTTGCAATGCACACAACATGCTGGACCTGTTGAACCTGCTAGTGTTGGTACTGCCGGGGCTTTGCAGACATCTTCAGGAAGTTGGCTGGACTGAACAAGGAGCCAGGAGCAAGCGGTGTGCAATTTGTCTAATGAGTCACCGGCTGCTGGATCCCAGGGATGCCTCTGCCTCGGGGTGTGCACATCAGGACAGAGAGAGGACGACCATCTGCTTTTGCAGAGCCCCTGGAAGCCCCTGGACTCCTCCCCCAGCCtctccctcacctcttgccttcaCTGTCTTTAATCCAGCTGGTCATAATTCACAGAAGCTGCTTGCAACTGGGACGCTGCTGCTGGGCTCTTTCTTGCTcccctgcttttgctgctgcaaaCATGAACTCGAAAACTCTCCTCTTCATGCTCCTTCTGGCCTTAGTTGTGATTTTTGCCTTAGTTTGCATCTTGTTGATTAGAGGTCCAAACCACGCTAGCTGTGCCGACCAGGTGCAAGGCTCACCGGAGCATCCGCACAGCGACAGAAGTTGGGTCTTTGCTGATCTGACACAAGAGGAACTGGTCCAGGTGATACGGTACCTGAAGTCCAACCTTGGGGCAGGCTTGGTGGATGCGTCTCGTGCCAATCCTTCGGAAAACTGCATCTATTTGGTTGATTTGCAGTTGCCACCCAAAGCAGAGACTTTGTTGTTTCTGGATTATGGAGGAAGCTGCCCGGCTCGGGAGGCACTGGCTGTGGTATATTTTGGAAACCAGTCCCACCCAAACGTCACCGAGTTTGTGGTGGGCCCCCTCCCAGAGCCGATGTATCACCGCGACGTGACAGTGCAGAAGTATGGAGGGCCGATACCCTATTATCGCAGGCCCCCACTAGATGCCGAATACAAGCAGATGGCACGCTTTCTGCACAGTGCCATTTTCCCCACAGCTCCAAGCTTCATGCAGAAGGTGCTGCAATATGATGGGACCAACCTAGTTGCCATGACCACATCTCCCCGGGGACTGAAGTCTGGGGACCGTGCCACTTGGCTAGTCCTATTTCAGAATGtaactgggttttttttgcacCCAGTCGGGCTGGAGGTGCTGCTAGATCACAGCAGCCTGGATATCTCCCACTGGACTCTGAAGAAAGTGTTCTACAATGGGCAGTACTACAGAGATTTGGCAGAACTGGAGAGAGAATTCACGGAGGGGCTTCTGCATGTGGGGATGGTCCAAAGGGTCCCAGCTGATGGGGATTTTTCCTCCATGAAGCCCAGGGTGCATCCTCCTGGGCTGGGCCCTTTGCATTATGAGCCTTATGGACCACGTTACATTGTGAGAAAGAACCAAGTCACTTCCTCCTGCTGGAGTTTTGCCTTCAGGATGGATGTGAGCAGAGGGCCTTGTCTCTTTGATATCAAGTTCAAGGGCCAAAGGATTGTCTACGAGCTCAGCGTGCAGGATGCCATGTCTGTCTATGGCTCCAGCAACCCTGGTGGAATGTCCACCCGGTACATGGATGGGAGCTTTGGGATTGGAAGGTTCACGTATCCTCTGGTCCGAGGGGTTGATTGCCCTTATTCTGCTAGCTATCTTGATGTTGACTCTTTAGCTCAAGCAGAAAGGCCCATTGTTAGCCGAGATGCCTTCTGTGTATTTGAACAGGACATGGGTGCTCCGCTTCGGCGCCATTACTCCAAACTTCATTCTCTCTACTATGGGGGGCTGCCTGGCACTGCACTGGTCTTGCGCTCCGTGACCACCATGGGCAACTACGACTATGTTTGGGACTTTGTGTTTTATCCAAATGGAGCCATTGAAAGCAAAGTCCGAGCCTCAGGTTATATAAGCTCGTCTTTCCTCTATGCCGATGGGCTAGATTTTGGAAATCGAGTTGGAGACCACACCTTGGGGACAATCCACACCCACTTTGTTGGCTACAAGGTGGACCTGGATGTTGGTGGTAAGTGCCTGCTCTCATTTTCCCCCCATCTGCAGCAAGTAGATTCCAAACTCCATTGGGGCTGCTATTCTCTGTATCTTGGGGTTTTGTGAGGCCTTGTTCTCTGTTCTTctctagggcactttccagattagctgctcaatagtggcaaaatgcctccattcaggcaagtcgtaCTGagacgtaaacagcagggggagcagtctagcagcaactaacaacctgaaaaaacagcaacttccttacgccggatatacgacgtcctatattacagtgattaaattcgagacaaggcattggcaatgtgaacggcaccctgct
Coding sequences within it:
- the LOC128331323 gene encoding membrane primary amine oxidase-like; protein product: MNSKTLLFMLLLALVVIFALVCILLIRGPNHASCADQVQGSPEHPHSDRSWVFADLTQEELVQVIRYLKSNLGAGLVDASRANPSENCIYLVDLQLPPKAETLLFLDYGGSCPAREALAVVYFGNQSHPNVTEFVVGPLPEPMYHRDVTVQKYGGPIPYYRRPPLDAEYKQMARFLHSAIFPTAPSFMQKVLQYDGTNLVAMTTSPRGLKSGDRATWLVLFQNVTGFFLHPVGLEVLLDHSSLDISHWTLKKVFYNGQYYRDLAELEREFTEGLLHVGMVQRVPADGDFSSMKPRVHPPGLGPLHYEPYGPRYIVRKNQVTSSCWSFAFRMDVSRGPCLFDIKFKGQRIVYELSVQDAMSVYGSSNPGGMSTRYMDGSFGIGRFTYPLVRGVDCPYSASYLDVDSLAQAERPIVSRDAFCVFEQDMGAPLRRHYSKLHSLYYGGLPGTALVLRSVTTMGNYDYVWDFVFYPNGAIESKVRASGYISSSFLYADGLDFGNRVGDHTLGTIHTHFVGYKVDLDVGGKSLPAPPLPHRCSGRSAVLLKRPCTAASLFSAAHVRCRHAHGVRADAMRRLLGTGKQPSAHASSTTPPPGWQWDSRGTVHAAFPEILARHV